The following proteins are encoded in a genomic region of alpha proteobacterium U9-1i:
- a CDS encoding putative lipoprotein precursor (FIG002577) encodes MEGDVFVLVEDFEYDDGERDRKTWRLRRVSEGRYSGTREDVVGEAVAFQDGPALRLEYDVRLPGEDGRPGRKVRFRDVLVRTGDGILNRANVGLFGLRVARVELTISP; translated from the coding sequence ATGGAGGGAGACGTCTTCGTGCTGGTTGAGGATTTCGAGTACGACGATGGCGAGCGTGACCGCAAAACATGGCGGCTGCGGCGCGTCAGCGAAGGGCGCTACAGCGGCACGCGCGAAGATGTCGTCGGCGAAGCGGTCGCGTTTCAGGACGGCCCGGCACTGCGCTTGGAGTATGACGTGCGCTTGCCGGGAGAGGACGGTCGGCCAGGTCGCAAGGTGCGTTTCCGCGACGTGCTCGTGCGCACCGGCGATGGCATACTCAACCGCGCGAACGTTGGCCTCTTCGGTTTGCGTGTCGCACGTGTTGAGCTGACGATCTCGCCCTAA